The genomic stretch TCGCGGCCTTGAGCAGCCGGCCGACCGGTGCGGCGGCGGCTCCCTTGGCGTTGAACGGCACAAGCGGTTCCCGGGTGTCGCGGTCGCGGACCAGCTCCACGCCGTAGAACAGCCCCCGGCCCCGGATCTCGCCGATGCTCGGGTGGCGTCCGGCCAGCTCGGCCAGACCGGCACCGAGCCGCTCCCCCATCGCCCGGGCGTTGTCCACCACGCCCTCGTCCTGCATGATCCGCAGGGATGCCACGCCAGAGGCGCAGGCTAGTGGGTGCCCGGCGTACGTCAGGCCGCCCCAGAACATGTTGTCGCGCAGCCACTCGGAGATCCGGGCGGAGACCGTCATCGCGCCGAGCGGCACGTACCCGGAGTTCAGCCCCTTGGCGGTGGTGAGGATGTCCGGCACCACGTCCCAGTGGTCGCAGGCGAACCACTCGCCGGTACGCCCGAACCCCGCCATCACCTCGTCGAAGATGAGCAGGATGCCGTACCGGTCGCAGACCTCCCGCAACGACCTCAGGTATCCGTCGGGCGGGTAGAGCAGCCCGTTCGTGCCGGTGACCGGCTCGACGATCACGGCGGCGACGGTCTCCGGGTTCTCGTACCGGAGGATCTCCTCCAGGTGCGGGCCGCCGGAGCAGACCGGGCACGGGTCGGGGTGCCCGGCCGGGCAGCGGTAGGTGTACGGGTCGAGCATCCGCACCACGCCGCTCATCCCCGGCTCAGCCGCCCACCGGCGCGGGTCGCCGGTCAGCGACATCGCGCCCGCCGTGGCGCCGTGGTACGAACGGTACCGGGCGATGACCTTCTGTCGGCCGGTGACGTGCCGGGCCAGCCGGACGGCGTTCTCGTTGGCCGCCGCGCCGCCGGTGGTGAAGAAGCTCATCTTGAGGTCACCGGGGGTGAGCCCGGCCATCATCTCGGCCAGTTCCGCCCGGGACCGCTCGGCGAAGCCGGGTCCGATGTAGCAGAGCTGTTCGGCCTGGGCGCGGATCGCCTCGACCAGTCGGGGGTGCTGGTGGCCCAGGTTCAGGTTGACCAGTTGGGACTGGAAGTCGAGGTACCGGCGGCCGTCGTAGTCCCAGAACCACGAACCGGATCCGCCGGCCACGGGGATGGGGTCGAGCTTGCCCTGCACCGACCAGGAGTGGATGACGTACTCCTTGTCGACCTGCTTGAGCCGGGCGCTGGTCCAGGTGGTGGTGTCGGTGATGGTCATCGGCTGGCTCCGTCCCGTCGCGCGCTGGGGTCAGTTGCTCTTGAGCTCGGCGCCGAAGGCGGCGAGGCGGGCCAGCGGGCGTCCGGTGTTCGACGCGGCGCAGACCACGAGGATCTCCCGGGGGCGGGGCACGTCGGCCACCTGGAGGGTCACCGTCTGGTGGTGCGAGCGGGTCTTCGAGTCCAGCTTGTGCTTGAGGGGGATGTCGATCGGGCTGCCGGGCACGCCGACCTTCTCGGCGGCGGGCAGCAGCTCGGTGCCAC from Micromonospora craniellae encodes the following:
- a CDS encoding aminotransferase class III-fold pyridoxal phosphate-dependent enzyme; the encoded protein is MTITDTTTWTSARLKQVDKEYVIHSWSVQGKLDPIPVAGGSGSWFWDYDGRRYLDFQSQLVNLNLGHQHPRLVEAIRAQAEQLCYIGPGFAERSRAELAEMMAGLTPGDLKMSFFTTGGAAANENAVRLARHVTGRQKVIARYRSYHGATAGAMSLTGDPRRWAAEPGMSGVVRMLDPYTYRCPAGHPDPCPVCSGGPHLEEILRYENPETVAAVIVEPVTGTNGLLYPPDGYLRSLREVCDRYGILLIFDEVMAGFGRTGEWFACDHWDVVPDILTTAKGLNSGYVPLGAMTVSARISEWLRDNMFWGGLTYAGHPLACASGVASLRIMQDEGVVDNARAMGERLGAGLAELAGRHPSIGEIRGRGLFYGVELVRDRDTREPLVPFNAKGAAAAPVGRLLKAAMQRGVYLTANFNVLRLTPPLIINAEEIDLALGVLDEVLDLADEHYQN